A window of the Paenibacillus woosongensis genome harbors these coding sequences:
- a CDS encoding ATP-dependent nuclease: protein MFLENLIIKNFRNISCLSIDFRKGLNILIGENNAGKSTIIDALRICFNYGKQLRDTYVKRSDFHINRHDPDANINPIEFHLQFKIEDPTESGIFIDLFSLSKDGTQQCLQIHYKYFLEYKNGIEKIRYNVWGGDNEGQQITPDVFNLLLFVYLDALRDAAQQLRPVRGNRLGELFSYLREDIHGNPITDEKRDELTLRLREALTGDPDWGSIIETGKQKINEHLDETSISNKKQKVEVEFLPFEFRKIVDSLRVLFPVFDTNILGGDYSKQKYFDIQQNGLGYNNLLYMATVLGDLKNRKHLEPESYIALLIEEPEAHLHPQLQSIYFNYLSKLDSIGFQIFITSHSPTITARADLDSLIVVQCQDNNVSTYSLANSELSDDNKKYLGKFLDVTKSQLFFSNGVIFVEGISEALLLQKFSKIMGNEYDLDKMGIEIVIVNGVSFEHFGRLFNSNDKNKRLGIRSVIITDDDRDLATEEVSSRAQNALELKGGLLHVETSAVTFEYELIMASDYNKNLLFSIFQDMHPISASRISGDTSSDFAHSFLRKVVSNKAKSELAHRLALKLENDEIARRQFVVPDYIKRSISWVIKGELNV from the coding sequence ATGTTTTTGGAGAATTTAATTATTAAGAATTTCAGAAATATATCTTGTCTCAGCATTGATTTTCGTAAAGGGTTAAATATATTAATTGGTGAAAATAATGCTGGTAAGTCAACGATAATTGATGCTCTTAGGATTTGCTTCAATTATGGCAAACAATTGAGAGACACGTATGTGAAGCGAAGTGATTTTCATATTAATCGGCATGATCCTGATGCAAATATCAACCCGATTGAATTCCATTTACAATTCAAGATAGAAGACCCCACAGAAAGCGGAATTTTTATCGATTTATTTTCCCTATCTAAGGATGGAACTCAGCAATGTTTACAGATTCATTATAAATATTTTTTAGAATATAAGAACGGTATTGAGAAAATCAGATACAACGTTTGGGGAGGGGACAACGAGGGACAACAAATTACACCCGATGTTTTTAATTTGTTGCTTTTCGTGTATCTGGATGCCCTTAGAGACGCAGCTCAACAACTTAGACCAGTTCGTGGAAATAGATTAGGTGAATTATTTTCTTATCTCCGGGAAGATATTCATGGTAATCCCATTACTGATGAAAAACGAGATGAATTAACACTAAGACTTAGGGAAGCGTTAACTGGAGACCCTGATTGGGGGAGTATTATTGAAACAGGAAAGCAAAAGATTAACGAGCATCTTGATGAGACTTCTATATCAAATAAAAAACAAAAAGTGGAAGTGGAATTTTTACCTTTTGAATTCAGGAAAATCGTCGATAGCTTAAGAGTATTATTTCCTGTATTTGATACAAACATTTTGGGAGGGGACTACAGCAAACAAAAATACTTTGATATTCAACAAAATGGCCTCGGGTATAATAATTTGCTGTACATGGCAACAGTTTTGGGTGACTTGAAGAATCGTAAGCATTTAGAACCAGAGTCATATATTGCGTTACTAATTGAGGAACCAGAGGCACATCTGCACCCACAATTACAGAGTATTTATTTTAATTATCTAAGCAAATTAGATTCGATTGGATTTCAAATCTTTATTACTTCGCATTCACCAACAATTACAGCTAGAGCGGACCTTGATTCGTTGATCGTAGTACAATGCCAAGACAATAATGTATCTACATATTCTTTAGCAAATTCAGAGTTGTCTGATGATAATAAAAAATATCTGGGTAAGTTTCTTGATGTAACCAAGTCGCAATTGTTTTTTTCAAATGGAGTTATTTTTGTCGAAGGGATATCAGAAGCTCTTTTGTTACAGAAGTTTTCGAAAATCATGGGGAATGAATATGATTTGGACAAAATGGGTATCGAAATTGTTATTGTTAACGGTGTTTCTTTTGAACATTTTGGAAGACTTTTTAATTCAAATGATAAAAACAAGAGACTAGGTATACGTAGTGTGATTATCACTGATGATGATAGGGACCTAGCGACAGAGGAAGTATCTTCAAGAGCGCAAAATGCTTTAGAGCTGAAGGGTGGACTGCTGCATGTCGAAACTTCAGCTGTGACGTTTGAATACGAGCTAATTATGGCCAGTGACTATAATAAAAATTTATTGTTTAGTATTTTTCAGGACATGCATCCTATCTCGGCTTCCAGGATATCTGGCGACACAAGTTCTGATTTTGCACACAGCTTCCTGAGAAAAGTGGTAAGTAATAAAGCAAAATCGGAATTAGCACATCGGCTTGCTCTAAAACTTGAGAATGATGAAATAGCTAGGAGACAGTTTGTAGTTCCAGACTATATAAAACGTTCGATAAGTTGGGTCATTAAGGGTGAACTAAATGTTTGA
- a CDS encoding CAT RNA binding domain-containing protein, with translation MFLTIMPIALLVEEQPGNEFIVIGKGIGFKSRDLE, from the coding sequence ATGTTCTTAACAATAATGCCAATTGCATTATTAGTGGAGGAGCAGCCAGGTAATGAATTTATTGTTATAGGTAAAGGAATTGGTTTCAAAAGTAGGGATTTGGAATAA